From the genome of Malus sylvestris chromosome 13, drMalSylv7.2, whole genome shotgun sequence:
ttaacatgttttcttgtttGGAATGTATCAAAATGAGTATTTGAAtgcatttgatttattttttgtgttaaCTAAGACATACGAAACTAAAAATTATGTTGCTCACTTTACAATCcgtaatttaatataaaaacccCAGGAATTAGAATAAATAATGAAACATTTGATTTATTGTATATTCCGCTGAACTGCTCTCACAATTAAACGTCACATCGAAGTCGCGAATTTTATCAGATGCATACACGACAGCGATATCTAAGAGTTTCACCATTATTCCAAAACAATAAACTTTAAACCTAAAACCTCCTCTGCGACAACGGCCATCTTTCGTATACACAAATACTAATGTCACCATAAGATTATCTTAAATAACCATATTACGACGTAACTGCGCTACAAAATTTCTCAGCACCccatcccgtcccgtcccatcccGTCCCGCTCCGCTACAATGACTTTGATCGACTACAAGGCATCAGCTATACTTGAGGTTTTGGCTCTCAAAACTAAACAGTCTAAAAGCTCGAGACTTTCACCCGAGCTATGGTACAAATGATGATTTATTAGATAAATTTACTCTAATGACTTTACCGGGATCTATACAAAGATCCTCATAATGGTTGACTGGTTGATCGTTTCTGTTGCACCATTCCAGTTGTAGCACTTCGCGTCCTCTGGAGCGCCGAACCATTGAAGGTTGGAAACCCGAACCCGAACCAACCAGAGCTGGAAGCCGCTTTGTTTGTGCCTTCTTGGGCACGAATCCCGTTGGAAGCCTCAGAACGATTTGAGGAGGACTCAACCACTTCCAAGAGTCCACTATTCTCCTGAAACGACTGGACATGGATAAGACTATGGATTCCTCAACCAAAAAGGAGGCAAAGTCAAGTGAGCAGACATTTGAATCATTGTAGAGTTGCTTAAGAATAGAGGCGTTAAAGCCCCCTACCAATTCAATATATTATCTTAATAAGATAGCATGTCAAACCGCTATACACTTTGAATATTAATCTTACCCTTGCGGGTGACGTTGGGGGTAGCTCAAGTGCTGGCCTCGGGGACTTCAGTGGTGTCACCAAAGACGAGGGGGAGTCTGGTGGTAGTTCAAGAACTGACCTGGAAAAGCTGGATGGTGATGCCTGAACATCGTGGAAATCGGAGTCAATAAAATGTCAAATGAATAAATATCAATTGAAGCTCATTCTGATAAAATAAAGTTACAAAACAGACATAAAATATCAATCTACCAGTACAATCAATCATTAGTCAAAGAAAAGGTAACGTACTACAGAATCAGACATAAATATCAATCTACCGGTTATGCAGGAAAATAATCAGTACATGCCTGAATGCGTTCTTCGTTTCTGCCCTTTTCCATGTTCAGGGCATAGTCGCACAACTTCCAGACTCCATCAGCAGTCTCACCCTAATAAGAAGTCAAAGGCCAGACCGTCAGAACAAAAGAGTATTCAAGGGGGGAGAATAACAACTCATAAATCAAAAGAGTTAAGTACTATATACCTGCTTCCCTTCGAttctattaatttttgtttcctGAGACCAAAGAAAAATAAGGGACATGATTTTCCAATCCATGAATGTACCTTGCGAgagatgaaagaaaataaaataacaataaatCACCAGAGTCAGCACTGCGTGATGAACTTTTTTAAAATCCCTGCTAATGGTGTCCGTCTTTCCTTGTAGTGTGATAACCTATAAATGGCTTCGAAGATTTCTTGTTAATGAACTAGAAACATAGAAATACATACTAACTAAACTACTCAATAATATCTAACATACCCACCTCCTGTTGCATCCTAGCAGTATTTTCAATACTTTCATCCAAACTACATTCCACACGATCAAGTTGTGAAGATAATTTCCTCCGAGTGCTCTGAAAATCAGACAAAATATCTACAAGGttagagatttttatttttcatgtctAATTAAAAGCatataaaagaaaaaccaaTCCAAAAGCACGACAAACATAACAGGTTCATAAAATTTCCTTGCAAAATATGCATACTTTCACGAAACCATCTGAAA
Proteins encoded in this window:
- the LOC126596519 gene encoding uncharacterized protein LOC126596519 isoform X1; this encodes MAALPLGKLTILVGAGILGSVLAKEGRVSDVVSGAFKIAWKQIIRSDSTPAAKKPHNDHLMAQMNNLRKELEMISSSPRQRVTIITMGRTGTSKYGIIIVAVAAGYGYLWWKGWKLPDMMFATRRSLSDASNSVAKQLESLFTSISSTRRKLSSQLDRVECSLDESIENTARMQQEVITLQGKTDTISRDFKKVHHAVLTLETKINRIEGKQGETADGVWKLCDYALNMEKGRNEERIQASPSSFSRSVLELPPDSPSSLVTPLKSPRPALELPPTSPARSFQENSGLLEVVESSSNRSEASNGIRAQEGTNKAASSSGWFGFGFPTFNGSALQRTRSATTGMVQQKRSTSQPL
- the LOC126596519 gene encoding uncharacterized protein LOC126596519 isoform X2; this translates as MAALPLGKLTILVGAGILGSVLAKEGRVSDVVSGAFKIAWKQIIRSDSTPAAKKPHNDHLMAQMNNLRKELEMISSSPRQRVTIITMGRTGTSKYGIIIVAVAAGYGYLWWKGWKLPDMMFATRRSLSDASNSVAKQLESLFTSISSTRRKLSSQLDRVECSLDESIENTARMQQEVITLQGKTDTISRDFKKVHHAVLTLETKINRIEGKQGETADGVWKLCDYALNMEKGRNEERIQASPSSFSRSVLELPPDSPSSLVTPLKSPRPALELPPTSPARENSGLLEVVESSSNRSEASNGIRAQEGTNKAASSSGWFGFGFPTFNGSALQRTRSATTGMVQQKRSTSQPL